Genomic segment of Peromyscus leucopus breed LL Stock chromosome 23, UCI_PerLeu_2.1, whole genome shotgun sequence:
agagcaagttccaggaaaggtgcaaagctacacagagaaacctgtctcaaaaaaccaaaaaaaaaaaaaaaaaaaaaaaaaaaaaaaaaaccactttgatAATTTCACTATGAGAACTTGGTTATACCCACGGGGTCAAGCGGTGACAGGTggaccagtgaggtggctcagccagtaaaagcacctgctgtgcaagcctggtgacatGGATTCTGCCCCAAACACATGTCAacatggaaggaaggagctgccgactccacaaagttgtcctctgacctcagatgGGGCTCCGAGCCACACTTTCATGTGAGCAGGGATttcatttctcttccacaaaggaaCTGTGTGGGCTAGGACTCACAACTAGAAGCTAGCAAGCCTTCAGGTGTAAGAGGAAGCCCCCCATTCCATCCCAGCGCTGAATAAATCCAGCCCCAGAGaagtggaggtgggaggcaggatGAGGAATTCAAAACCAGCCTTCGCCAGGGAACAATTTGAGATCAGCcaaggatacatgagaccctgtctcaaaaatcaaagcaGGGATCCAGGCCTGAGAGGAAGGACCCTCAAACACAAGTCTTTCCTCCTCAGCACCTCACTAaacaggcacagtggtgcatgtttctaatcccagcacttgggaagggaaggcaggaagatcaggagttgaaggtcatcctcagctacatagctcggaggccagcctgggctacattaagaccttgtctcaaaacaataaaaacccaaagggACTGGAATGGGAAAGTCCAGGTGTGGCCCAGGATGCCCTGCGGCTATACAGGTGTGGGTTTATGGGCATTCAGGACCTTAGACATTCCAGGGCTGTGGGAGGATTGGCTAGGGAGGAGGCTGCAGACCAGACCTGCAAGACCTGCAGGACTTCAGGAGTGGGGGAAAGGACATTCCAAGCCCAGGGAAGGGACAACAAAGGCAGAATGGTGGCACCAGCTACCTGTGAAAGATaagcaggccagcctggctgctcAGAGAAAGGGAAACCAAAATGGAAGAGGTCGGTGACTCCTCAGACCTAGTTGCTCCCATCCGATGTCCCTGCTGGTATCCCCAGCTCTTTCTCCCAACAATCCTGGACACACAGTGGGCCCTAGACACAGGGTTTCCCCTCTAACAAAAGAAGGGCTTGCCATCATGGTAGTGtacaagagactgaggcagggggattgccttGAGCTTGATAAATCTGGGCTTTATACtatgaccctgtctcacaaaaggcTCAGACATGGTGATCCCCCATTTTAGAGCTAGTTCTGGTTTTTACAAATTCTCTGAAACCActcttggagacagagtctcgagttgaccaggctagccttgaacctacTATGTAGTGGGGGATGACCTTCAggttctgatcctcttgcttccgcACTTGGTTTATTTGGGGCTGAGTATGAAAGCCGGGGTGTCCGGCATGCCAGGCACACTCTCTGTCAGTTGGGCTGCGTCCTCAGCCCTTGAAATCACTTCAACTTCTTACAATATCAaggtccccacccaccccacaaccccccccccccccggccatccctccagccctgtccCATCCACAAATACAGAGAAGAGCCCAGACCTTTTCTGTACATAGGTGCCATTTATTgtagaaaacaataataattacagCTGTGAATAGACCTTAAATTACAAAACAAGAAACCACTGAGAAGGCAGGGGCGTCCCGGGAGAGTCCCTGTTGCAACGCCATTGTCCCCACTGCCCCCATACCTTCGGCAGACTGGCCAGCATCCTTGAAATGGACAAGGGTAGGGAATTGAGAGGGGCCGGCTCAGGATGCTCAGGGTACTTCTGAGCAgggaggggggggcagggcaTTTAGCAAGATAGTACTAGAAAGGGGTGGGGACAGTCTGGGCTGCTTCTAGGTCCCCAGCACACACCAGCACTCCCCAAACCAGTTTAATCCACCTCCACCCTTCCCTCAAACCCGTCCATCCACTCCACAGAACTCCATTACgcgggtaggtgggtgggtgggtaaggCCCCAATCATTGTCAGTCACTGGCGTTCCTCGGCAGAACCCATCCCATCGGGTTCCCAATGCCCCCCTCAGTCACAGTCATCCAGTCACACCAAGACTCCAGGCAGGACCAGGTATGCTGAGAAACACGGAGCATAATGGCAAGAGTGGCGCTGGAGTAACAGATGTGGGGCAGAGAGCGTGAGGAGGATAGAAAAGGGTCAGTGGAGGTGCTAACATGAGCAGGACACCCACTGGAGAGCCCCAAGTCAGAGCGGAGCTAGCCTGGCCAGCAGGACCCAGCTCCCGCCTCCACTGCGGTACCCAGCAGCTCCTGCCTTTAGCCCTGTATCCATGAGCAATTTGGATGTAAGCAgcaaggaaacatttttacatCCATCCTTGCCGGAGAAAGGAGCCTTGAGATGTGTTCAAGTGGGGCAGATGGTTCCCCGCAAGGGCTCCTTTAGCCAGTAACTTAGCACAATCCGGGCTTGCTGTCCCCCCAGCCGTTAGTGGCCCATAGCAGGGCAGGTCCCGAGAGAAGTCAAGGGGATCACAGGCTGTTGTGAACTCAAtccaagaaaaataacaaaggcAATGGGGTCCTAGCAGAGCGGCCCACCTTACACATAGTTGCTGGCGGGGACAGAGCGGGCGGCGGAGTACTTGGCGGAGTACGGCTTCTCGTTGCTGCGAGGTGGGCAGTTGCAGCAGAGAAGGCCTCCTCCCAGAAGCAGCAGCCCAGAAGCCGCCCAGCCGATGTAAAGCGCGGCCCCCATCTCTCTTTTCTGCCCGGCAACGACCAGGGGATTGTAGAAGTCGCGGATGACGTTGTGTGCGGTCCAGGAGATGGGCACCATAGCCAGCAAGGCTGCGATGATGAACACGACGCCGGCTCCGATCATGGTCTTGGCCTTGACGGTCTCGTCTTCCATGCAGTTGGTACATTTGCCCCCTACCACCGAGAGCAGCATCCCCAGCGCGGCCACGATGATGCAGACGACGATGAGGGCTCGGGCGGCCTGCAGGTCCTGCGGCAGGGCCAGCAGCGAGTCGTACACCTTGCACTGCATCTGCCCGGTGCTCTGCACCACGCAGTTCATCCACAGGCCCTCCCAGCTGGTCTGCGCCGTGACGATGTTGCTGCCGATGAAGGCCGTCACCCGCCACATGGGGAGCGCGCAGCTCAGGATCGCGCCCAGCCAGCCCAGGACCGCCAAGGCGATGCCCAGCACCTGGAGTCCCATGGACGCCATTGCTCAGCCTCTGCAGGGGTCAAGGTTGGAGACCACGGAAAAATAGTATCTCTCTGGAAGTTACAGAAGTCCGAGGGccgaaagagttttttttttctagtcaggATCGGGGACACGAAGCCAGTCGGAGCTGCTGAGTGGGGTACACCAGCTACCAAGCGCCAAAACTGCAGCTCCTTCCTGCCCCACACCTGCAACCAGGACCAGCGGCGCACAGGTGCAGCAGTTAAAGCATCTCGGAGGAGGGgcggaggcagagggaggggtttCAGTCCCCAAGGCCTCCCCCACGACCAGTTTCTCTGGATTCCTGAACCTGGGCCAACAAAGGCGTTTGGAGGCCCCAGTCCTGGGCCCCTGAGTCACCTGCTGGTATCACAGGAAACTATCatctccccccagcccccagtcTCATGCTGAGGTCAGTCGAGAGACGGACATTGAGTCACCAGCCCAAAGCACCTGAACGCTCACCGGGCGGGGACACTGGGAGAAACGAGCAGCCAAGCTTAGCTAGGGTTCAGAGCCGAAGGCGAGGGTCCCCAAGACTCATCTGGGGCTCCAGTGAGACAAGAAAGTGGAGCCCCTTCACATGGGACTCCGAGGCTAATGCCTGGGAGTGTCcaggagaaactctgtctcaaagagtgTTGTTTTCCCCCCCCTCAATTTTATCACCGCCATCATGGCTATTATTGTCATTAATACGCCAGCATCTGTACTTTGCCTCAACAGCAACTTTCCTACCATTAGCCGGAGGAGGTTGGTGTCCGGAAATGAGGGCCTGCGGGGGTGAGGGGAGTCAGATCACCTGCTGTTCTCAAGTCCCGCTCAGGTGATTTCCCCACCCAGCCACAGTGCCTCGGGGCGTTTAGAGGTGAGGCACTTTGGGCCGGGACAAGAGACAAAGAAAgcctgatgagatggctcagtgggtaaaggtgcttgctgccaagccccgaggtcctgggtttgatccctgggactgcACGATTGAAGACACCCAAATGCAATGGATaaataatagtaatttaaaattggggggtggtggtagtgACTGAGCCTGCTTGGCCAGAACTGggtaaagaagaattaaaaacccAACCAGGCTACAGAAACACGATTTACCCTACAAATGGATGTTTACTCTTCCAAGACGCAGGAGCCATTTCCATAAAAGCCAACCTGGGCACGAAGTCCCTGGAGACCCCAAAGAGAAGGGGGACCTCCACCAGGGGTGCAGACGGGGATCTCAATAGAGAAGGTGTGCTTGCTAGCACAAATCTAGGGGGCTTTATATTGAGAAACACACACCCTCTCCGGGGGATTGCGCAAGGCAGCGGGGACTGGGTCAAAGAGTGTCTCTGGGAAGGGACAGCAAGGAGGTGAGGGTCAGATCGGTGTTTTGCAAGACAAGGAATCTAGTTTGACCAGAGACTGGCCTTGGAGGGGTGCAGAGGGGAAAGGTAGTCTCAAACGCTccctcaccaccccaccccactgtctGGTACAAAGGACAGAGATGAACAAGTCTTTCTGAGGACAGGCTGAGAAGGGACCGACCACGTGTATCCCAAAGGCATCTGGGAAAtgcagggaaggagaaagatggaTTTGTAGTATGGGCAGTGGGGACCTGAAGGGGGTCATTAATGTAGCTCCCTCTAATCATAGCCAGATCTGGACTCCTTCTATCTGTCCTGGCCTTGTGTGCATGccttgagcgtgtgtgtgtgtgtgtgtgtgtgtgtgtgtgtgtgtgtgtgtgtgtgtgtgtttaagagatggtctctgctgggtgctgggtggtggtagcacacacctttaatcccagcacttgggaggcagcagcaggtggatctcagtgagatcgaggccagcctggtctacagagtgagttccaggacagccaggaatgtcacacagaggaatcctgtctcagagagagagagagagagagagagagagagagagagagagagagagagagagagagagagagagagagagagagagagagagatggtctcTGTTGTGCCCATGTCAccagaccaccacagagccaatatccgatgcaaACACACTGGTTTATTAATAACAAAGCAAGCCCGGGCTTGGCTTGGTCCATTCCaaacacagcaggtggaggagagcGGCCCCAGCACCCCCTTTAaagggtttatataggaaaggtttatgCGCAGAGGGTTACATCTCTCGGGACTGGACGAGGGGGCTATGGGTGAGGCAGTTCccggctgaactataagcatgaggttcctgatggctaacaggattcagggtatctacagagacataatgttttttttttttttaattccctatGTTCTGTttttgctgaacccaggataAATACATTCAGATTCattgttccagtcctattttcacagagttcaatttctggtcagttgagtccattactctCCATATCCTGTTTTACCAAGTCcaggatatatagatttattgttccagccttatctttctatgagttcaacttctgatcagttctaaaactgctggtcagcaaatacctttagaggaggggagggggagggagcatctctcaagagggctactgatttttcccttcccatctcccttaGTTCAGACTGACTGGAACTCCCtacgtagctaaggatgactttgaacatctgatcctcctgcctccactttctaagcgctgggattacaagccatGACCTGCTTTATACGGTgttaggaatggaacccagggctttgtgcatgctagacaagcatatTCTACCAACCAAGTCACGTCTCCAACTCCAACCTGCCTTCACAAGTGCTGGTATTCCGGGGAGGACCACCACCAAGTCTGGTTTATCTCTGTTTATGCTGTTGTCTTGTAAGAAAGCTTCTTGGTATatccaagctagcctggaactctacGTAACACAAACTGGCCTCGGACTCGTGGTAATGTTCCTGCCTCGGTCTCCAGTCTGCTAGGGTTACCGGTGTGCAATACCACACCCCACTCATCACAAAGACCGTAGCTCCCTCCCTGAGCACTATCCTGACTGCTCCCCTGGGCTGCCTGTGAGTCCAATTCTGACCCAAACAGACGCagagtcttttaaaatattaccttTCAGTCCCTGTATTTGAGACTGAAGTCTCAGGATATAGCCCAAGCTGTCCCCAAATTCTTCATGCTTCTTCCTCATTCTcgtggtgctgggattacaggtgctcaCTGCTGTCTGTGTACAACTGATGCCTAACCCTTGAGTTTAAAGAGGGCAAGCTCCCATCCTTTACCTCGCCATGTGGTCCCTGATTGCTCCAAACTTGGAGTTCCTCCGAGACTGACTCTGGGCCACCTAATGAACCCCAGGGTTAGAAGAACCAATGCAGCAGGGATCTCCTCCAGGCTACAAGGGGGAGGCTAAGGCCTTGGAGATGCATTTCCATGGCTCTTTCTGACCTGGGGGCTCATGGAGCCTACAGCAATGTCTTATTCAAATTAAGTGCTCAAGCAAGGTGTGGCAACAACTGCCTCTGATCTCCGCATTTGAGAGCAGGAGGGAAAATGGActattagaagttcaaggccagtctgagctacctGGCTAAACTCtgttcaaaaaaataaatttatctgggcATGAGGGTAAGCCCAGCACTAAGTAGGTAAGAGCAATATGAGACCAACTGCTGGGCATAATGGCATCACCCACGGCCAATGCAACACATTTGCACTATCACTGTATTTTCCCTAGGCGCATGCTCCATATACCAGGCGGaggtgggcacgcctttaatcccagcactccggagcagagccaggcagatctgtgagttcgaggccagcctggtgtatagaggaagatccaggacaggcaccaaaactacatagaaaaaccctgtcttggaaaaaaaaaaaaaagcccaccatCTCGGCTTGGCCTCTGACAGCCGCCATACTCTTTTGCTGCAAAGCCCTTTCACTGGCTACCGATCTGAGACCTTCCTGGTTCATAGCATgactctgtatcaaaaacaaaaacaaaaaaaccacggGCTGGGGACATGCCTCAGTTGGTACCATCTATACGTAGCATGCATGCGCCCCGAGGGTTCCATCCATGGCACCACACAGACTAgacacggtggtgcacacctgtaaatcCCAGAACTCCGAAAGTGGAAGCAAGGGAAACAGACGTTCAAGTCTGGGGGCACCTGAGACGGggttcaaaagaaacaaaaaaaggctgggcatggtggtacgtgcctttaaccctagcactcaggaagctgaggcagaagcaagaaaaggaagggagcggaagggaagggaggcggcgagagagagaagaaaaggagccaaagatgggcggtggcggtgcacacctgcaatcccagcactcaggaggcagaggccggagaATTGCCGGAGGCTGAGAGCAGGTAGGTCGGTCTCCTTTAGGGAGTCCTGTACAAGCCAgaggcaagaccctgtctcaaaaacaagcctACAGAAGCAAGTTCAGAACTCAGcacggggcggggcggggaccTGGCTCGGAACTCagcacggggcggggggggggggggggggggggggggggtgttggctCGCACATAGTAGGTGTGTGGAGGATGCGTGGGTTCGGGGTGCACGAAGACATCTCCAGCTTTTTAGGAGACGCTTTCGTGCACCTCCCCCGGGTGGAACACCCCGACAAACACAAACAGGGGCAGTTTCTGCCTGGGCCACGCCTCCCCTGGACTTTCCATACAAGGTTCTGAAGAATCTCGGAAGGCTGCGGGCTAAATCGTAATAGAGATAAGCACCAGTCCAAACCAGAAGTGCTTTCCTGCCCGTGAATGACCTCATGCCTGGCTCCCAGTCACTGAGCAAGACTCCGGGGACACTGGCACTAATGAGTAAACGAGGCCGGGAGAGAAGCAGGTCTTGCCTTGTACAGGTAGCCTTAGCCAGGTTTTCCTTCCCTGTTTTCCCTGCCCACGTTGCGTGATAGGAAGCAGATGGCCTTCTGGCCagaccctccccccccacccccgacccctaCCATCCTGCCCTCCCTACTTCCGGCTCTCACCAAATGGCACTGGGAGAagccggggtgggggaggggaagcatgCAAGCCCTAGAACTTTCCACCTGTGTCCTAAGTGACTAAGAAGTTCAGCCAACCACACAGGAACAGGAAGTAGGAAGGTCTGGAGCAGGTGGGGGAAGAACAGGTATTCACGGctcccagaggcagaggtggtCAGCCGGGGAAGGGGAGGTTAATGAAGTCAACTAGGCAAGACAAATTAAAGCGGTGTCCTGGGAGACCATCCGCATCGCGAcagggggtgggtggaggagacTGGAGGACATTGGATGGCTAGCAGCCTGGCTCTCTGTCCCACACACCCCACCTGCCttaaagcaaaacacccacaggCCCAGGGAAGCTCTCTGGCTCCCTGGGCAGTGAGGTGGGGGAAGATGAGGAAATTCACCTCTAGCCTGGTGCCTGCCCCGGTTCACATTGTAGACAAACTCTTGCCTCAAGCCCATGACGTGTGTCTGCAATTTGTTTGTGGGCCATGGGATacagactggtgtgtgtgtgtgtgtgtgtgtgtgtgtgtgtgtgtgtgtgttatggtgtgtgggtatgtgttaTAGGGTGTGgggggtatggtgtgtgtgtgggggtgtgatCCCAGTGTGACTCTCTCACTGATCCCAGAGCTCACCAGTTGGCCAgcctggctgaccagcaagcctaggaccctcctggctccaccctcccagtgctggaattgcaggtacCCCAAACTCAGCTTCTCTTGTCT
This window contains:
- the Cldn4 gene encoding claudin-4; this encodes MASMGLQVLGIALAVLGWLGAILSCALPMWRVTAFIGSNIVTAQTSWEGLWMNCVVQSTGQMQCKVYDSLLALPQDLQAARALIVVCIIVAALGMLLSVVGGKCTNCMEDETVKAKTMIGAGVVFIIAALLAMVPISWTAHNVIRDFYNPLVVAGQKREMGAALYIGWAASGLLLLGGGLLCCNCPPRSNEKPYSAKYSAARSVPASNYV